One genomic segment of Rivularia sp. PCC 7116 includes these proteins:
- the dhaL gene encoding dihydroxyacetone kinase subunit DhaL — MQKQTIINWLQKFASEIEQNKDYLTELDAAIGDADHGINMQRGFKKVIEKLPTVADKDIGTILKTVSMTLISSIGGASGPLYGTFFLRASTAVAGKQELDAENILELLKTGLDGIIARGKTQLGDKTMVDSLHPAVMAFEQAINDGADVKNAVEKAVAAAEQGMKETIPMVAKKGRASYLGERSKGHQDPGATSVYLMLKSLQESLI, encoded by the coding sequence ATGCAAAAACAAACAATCATCAACTGGCTACAAAAATTTGCTTCAGAAATAGAACAAAACAAAGATTATTTAACAGAATTAGATGCAGCTATCGGAGATGCCGACCACGGTATAAATATGCAACGTGGTTTTAAAAAGGTGATAGAAAAATTACCAACAGTTGCCGATAAGGATATCGGTACTATCCTAAAAACCGTTAGTATGACTTTAATTTCTAGCATCGGTGGTGCTAGTGGCCCACTTTACGGTACTTTCTTTTTACGAGCAAGTACTGCTGTTGCTGGTAAACAAGAACTTGATGCAGAAAATATACTTGAGTTATTAAAAACAGGATTAGACGGAATAATTGCACGTGGTAAAACACAGCTAGGTGATAAAACAATGGTGGATAGTTTGCATCCTGCTGTTATGGCTTTTGAACAAGCTATAAATGATGGTGCTGATGTTAAAAATGCAGTGGAAAAAGCTGTTGCAGCAGCAGAACAAGGAATGAAAGAAACTATACCAATGGTTGCTAAAAAAGGAAGGGCTAGCTACCTCGGAGAAAGAAGTAAGGGACATCAAGATCCAGGTGCAACTTCTGTATATTTAATGTTGAAAAGTTTGCAGGAAAGTTTAATTTAG
- a CDS encoding ATP-binding sensor histidine kinase, protein MANVQGYQIIEEIYNGLRTIIYRALREEDRKPVVIKLLKNPYPDFNEILQFRNQYTITKNINYPIIIKTYSLEAYQNGYALVMEDMGGISLKKYFNTLDITSLEEFLQIAITLCETLNILAKHRIIHKDIKPANILINPETKQVKLIDFSIASLLPKETQEIKNPNSLEGTLAYISPEQTGRMNRGVDYRSDFYSLGVTFYELLTGELPFNSDDAMELLHCHIAKNPPELKKLHLSSLTAKRLYSSTLLEEKPHPNPLLVREREQEIPLVISDIVMKLMAKNAEDRYQSALGLKCDLEKCLYQLKETGSIEKFEIAQRDICDKFIIPEKLYGREHEVEQLLAAFERVSQANCELMLVAGFSGIGKTAVINEVHKPIVKQRGYFIKGKFDQFNRNIPLDAFVQAFRGLMGQLLSESDAQLSSWKNKVLQALGDNAQVIIDVIPELENIIGKQPAVPEISGIAAQNRFNLLFQKFIQVFSSKEHPLVIFLDDLQWADSASLKLMQLLLGESKINYLLIIGAYRDNEVSAAHPLMLTLSEITKAKTIINTITLAALNTESLNKLIADTLNYSVEIAQTLTQLVYQKTQGNPFFSRRILKALYEDNLIVFDFDTGSWVCDINKVRAAVLTDDVVEFMALQLQKLPSQTLDILKLAACIGNQFDLATLAIVCQKSETETAADLWKALQDGLIVPQSQVYKFYIESEIQISQSESGDIANYKFLHDRVQQAAYSLIPQEQKKATHYNIGQLLLEKIPLENREDRIFELVNQLNYGTDLITEKKERTQLAKLNLIACRKAKSAVAYQVGREYGNIGLLLLGENAWEQQYQKSLAFHNELAELASLCGDFTAMEELIETVTAQTTSLIEQVDVYRIRILVKTSQNKATEAIAIALQFLQKLNITFPETPTLEYIQETIIEVYKLIGDREIADLANLPIMTDEEKIAIIQIANSIMAAAFISGSPLLPLLVALSVKLSIQYGNIPASAFAYAAYGIIACNQVQDVETGVKFGHLALGVISKLDAKAVKPEILSVVGEFILHRKSHVKEILPLLQEGYGLALEVGNLDYVGYNTKNLLLNSFWCSQPLDTLEQKNRTYLNSLVQLNQATTANWCRIYRQAVLNLLGFAEHPSILSGEALQEAEFIPRLLEAHDLLGLYFFYLYKLMLCYLFGEIQSAQEYTIEVRRYFMAGAGTIGEPAFYLYDSLTALASLNSQSANRAEILQRVEENQIKLQQQWANYAPMNHQHKVDLVEAEKCRVLGQTLEAIELYDKAISGAKANAYTQEEALANELAGKFCLDWGKEKFAALHMQEAYYCYARWGAKAKTDDLEKRYPQLLTPILQNQNNNFQNVLNTSVQTIHSSHNGISEALNFSCIIKASQALSSEIQLEQLISRLMKVVMEHAGAKKVALLLLKNENIILEALTDVNQKVETLDIPYQDSKDIPITIVNYVKRSLKTVLLDDATTENEFVNDSYLIEQQPKSVLCMPILNRGQFIGLLYLENRLTIGAFTQHHLKILNLIVTQAAISLENAELYSRLSEYSCTLKQKVEERTQQLKHKATRLESALQELQCTQTQLVQAEKMSGLGQLVAGIAHEFNNPVSFIYCNITPANEYVESLIELINLYKNLYSQPVPEIEEKIEEIELCYLIQDLPKLLFSMKKGAKRIKEIVLSLRNFSRLDESEIKSVNIHDGIESTLLILQHKLSSNNKYPEIEIIKKYSQLPEVKCYASELNQVFINIISNAIDALRDKKINKPTITIMTSVKDSQNIFISIADNGIGMNKSVLNKIFDPFFTTKPVGSGTGLGLSTSYSIVVEKHGGKLNCVSTLGEGTEFVIELPIKLF, encoded by the coding sequence ATGGCTAACGTTCAGGGATATCAAATTATAGAAGAAATCTACAATGGTTTGAGAACCATTATATATCGCGCGCTTCGAGAAGAAGACCGAAAACCTGTCGTTATCAAACTACTTAAAAATCCTTATCCAGATTTCAACGAAATTTTGCAATTTCGCAATCAATATACCATCACTAAAAATATAAATTATCCCATAATTATTAAAACATATAGCCTTGAAGCATATCAAAATGGCTATGCATTGGTAATGGAAGATATGGGGGGAATTTCTCTCAAAAAATATTTTAATACTCTAGATATAACCTCTCTCGAAGAATTTCTGCAAATAGCAATTACCCTATGCGAAACTCTAAATATTTTAGCGAAACATAGAATAATTCATAAAGATATTAAACCAGCTAATATATTAATTAACCCGGAAACAAAGCAAGTAAAACTAATTGACTTTAGTATCGCTTCATTACTACCCAAGGAAACACAAGAAATTAAAAATCCCAATAGTTTAGAAGGGACGCTCGCTTATATATCACCCGAACAAACTGGCAGGATGAATCGCGGCGTTGATTACCGCAGTGATTTTTATTCTTTGGGTGTTACTTTTTATGAATTATTAACAGGAGAGTTACCCTTTAATTCCGATGATGCAATGGAGTTGCTACATTGTCATATTGCCAAAAATCCTCCGGAGTTGAAGAAGCTTCATCTTAGTTCTCTCACTGCTAAAAGACTTTACTCTAGCACTCTCCTTGAAGAAAAACCTCACCCTAACCCTCTCCTTGTTAGGGAGAGGGAACAAGAAATACCCCTGGTGATTTCAGATATAGTTATGAAGTTGATGGCGAAGAATGCCGAAGATAGATATCAAAGTGCTTTGGGATTAAAGTGCGATTTAGAAAAGTGTCTTTACCAATTAAAAGAAACTGGTTCAATTGAAAAGTTTGAAATTGCTCAAAGAGATATTTGTGACAAATTTATTATCCCCGAAAAACTTTATGGTAGAGAGCATGAAGTTGAACAATTATTAGCAGCATTTGAACGAGTATCTCAAGCAAATTGCGAATTAATGCTTGTTGCAGGTTTTTCTGGTATTGGTAAAACTGCTGTGATTAACGAAGTTCATAAACCCATTGTTAAACAACGAGGTTATTTTATTAAAGGGAAATTCGACCAGTTTAATCGTAATATTCCCTTAGATGCTTTTGTCCAAGCCTTTCGGGGTTTAATGGGACAATTATTAAGCGAAAGTGATGCTCAATTATCAAGCTGGAAAAATAAAGTATTACAGGCTTTAGGAGATAATGCACAAGTAATTATTGATGTCATTCCCGAATTAGAAAATATTATTGGTAAACAACCAGCAGTTCCAGAAATATCGGGTATTGCGGCACAAAATCGCTTTAATTTATTATTTCAAAAGTTTATTCAAGTTTTTAGCAGTAAAGAACATCCTTTAGTTATTTTCTTAGATGATTTGCAGTGGGCTGATTCAGCATCTTTGAAGTTAATGCAGTTGCTGTTGGGTGAGTCTAAAATCAATTATTTGTTGATAATAGGTGCTTATCGAGATAATGAAGTTTCTGCGGCTCATCCTTTAATGTTGACTTTGTCGGAAATTACTAAAGCAAAAACTATAATTAATACAATTACTTTAGCAGCATTAAATACAGAAAGTTTAAATAAATTGATTGCCGATACTCTCAATTATTCTGTAGAAATCGCGCAAACATTAACACAGTTGGTTTATCAAAAAACTCAGGGTAATCCGTTTTTTAGTAGACGGATTTTGAAAGCACTCTATGAAGATAATTTAATCGTATTTGATTTTGATACCGGCTCCTGGGTTTGCGATATCAATAAAGTCAGAGCGGCTGTGCTAACTGACGATGTTGTTGAATTTATGGCATTGCAGTTACAGAAGTTGCCATCACAAACATTGGATATATTAAAGCTCGCGGCTTGTATTGGCAATCAATTTGATTTAGCAACTTTGGCGATAGTTTGTCAAAAGTCGGAAACTGAAACTGCTGCGGATTTATGGAAAGCATTACAAGATGGGTTAATTGTACCGCAAAGTCAAGTTTACAAGTTTTATATCGAGTCAGAAATACAAATTAGCCAGTCTGAGAGTGGGGATATTGCAAATTATAAATTTTTGCACGATCGCGTTCAACAAGCTGCTTATTCTTTGATTCCCCAGGAGCAAAAAAAAGCAACTCACTATAATATCGGACAATTGCTGCTGGAAAAGATACCTCTAGAAAACAGAGAAGATAGAATTTTTGAGCTAGTTAATCAATTAAATTATGGAACTGATTTAATTACCGAAAAAAAAGAACGTACACAGCTAGCTAAGCTCAATCTTATTGCTTGTCGTAAAGCCAAAAGCGCAGTTGCATATCAGGTAGGAAGGGAATATGGGAATATCGGCTTATTGTTGCTGGGAGAAAACGCTTGGGAACAACAATACCAGAAAAGTTTAGCTTTCCATAACGAATTGGCTGAATTGGCTTCGCTGTGTGGTGATTTTACAGCGATGGAAGAGTTGATTGAGACAGTTACTGCACAAACCACATCGCTAATAGAACAGGTTGATGTATATCGAATTAGAATTCTAGTCAAAACCTCACAAAATAAAGCAACCGAAGCCATTGCTATAGCTCTACAGTTTTTACAAAAATTGAATATAACTTTTCCCGAAACACCCACACTCGAATATATTCAAGAAACTATTATCGAGGTTTACAAGCTAATTGGAGACAGGGAAATAGCAGACTTGGCTAACTTACCCATAATGACAGATGAGGAAAAAATAGCCATTATCCAGATTGCTAACAGTATAATGGCAGCTGCTTTTATATCTGGTTCTCCCTTACTTCCATTACTGGTTGCTTTATCAGTGAAGCTATCAATTCAATATGGGAATATACCAGCATCAGCCTTTGCTTATGCAGCCTATGGGATTATTGCTTGCAATCAGGTACAAGATGTAGAGACAGGAGTGAAATTTGGTCATTTAGCACTTGGAGTTATCTCCAAATTGGATGCTAAAGCTGTCAAACCAGAGATATTAAGTGTCGTAGGAGAGTTTATCTTACACCGTAAATCTCATGTTAAAGAAATACTACCCCTATTGCAAGAGGGCTACGGGTTAGCATTAGAAGTCGGAAACTTAGACTACGTTGGATATAATACCAAAAATCTTCTTCTCAATTCCTTTTGGTGCAGCCAGCCCCTGGATACTTTAGAGCAGAAAAATCGCACATATCTTAATAGCTTAGTACAATTAAATCAAGCCACAACAGCTAATTGGTGTCGAATCTATCGGCAAGCCGTGTTAAATTTACTAGGATTTGCAGAGCATCCGAGTATTTTGTCTGGGGAAGCACTACAAGAGGCAGAATTTATACCAAGACTACTCGAAGCCCATGACTTACTAGGTTTGTATTTCTTCTATTTATATAAACTGATGCTTTGCTATCTTTTTGGAGAAATTCAATCTGCTCAAGAGTATACCATTGAGGTCAGACGCTATTTCATGGCTGGAGCGGGAACAATTGGTGAGCCTGCATTTTATTTGTATGATTCGTTGACTGCTCTAGCAAGTTTGAATTCCCAATCTGCAAACAGAGCAGAGATACTTCAACGGGTGGAAGAAAATCAAATAAAATTACAACAACAATGGGCAAATTATGCTCCCATGAATCATCAACATAAAGTTGATTTGGTTGAAGCTGAAAAATGTCGAGTTTTAGGACAAACATTAGAAGCAATTGAACTATACGATAAAGCTATTTCTGGAGCAAAAGCAAACGCATATACTCAAGAAGAAGCCCTTGCTAACGAACTAGCAGGTAAATTTTGTCTTGACTGGGGTAAAGAAAAATTTGCAGCTTTGCATATGCAAGAAGCCTATTATTGCTATGCCCGTTGGGGAGCAAAAGCCAAAACAGACGATTTAGAAAAACGCTATCCTCAATTACTGACACCAATTTTACAAAATCAAAACAACAATTTTCAAAACGTTCTCAATACAAGCGTTCAAACAATCCATTCCAGTCACAATGGCATTTCCGAAGCTTTGAATTTTTCCTGTATTATCAAAGCTTCGCAAGCCTTATCAAGTGAAATTCAATTAGAACAGTTAATTTCCCGGTTAATGAAAGTGGTGATGGAACATGCAGGAGCGAAAAAAGTAGCTTTACTATTGTTAAAAAACGAGAATATAATCCTCGAAGCTTTAACTGATGTCAATCAAAAAGTTGAAACATTAGATATACCGTATCAAGACAGCAAAGATATTCCTATCACAATAGTTAATTACGTCAAACGTAGTTTAAAAACGGTTTTATTAGATGATGCAACAACAGAAAATGAGTTTGTTAACGATTCATATTTAATAGAACAACAACCCAAAAGCGTTTTGTGTATGCCGATTTTAAATCGAGGTCAATTCATCGGCTTGCTATATCTTGAAAACAGATTAACCATTGGAGCATTTACACAACATCATCTAAAAATTCTGAATTTAATTGTAACTCAAGCTGCTATTTCTCTGGAGAATGCCGAACTATATAGTAGATTGTCAGAATATTCCTGTACTTTAAAGCAAAAAGTAGAAGAACGTACTCAACAATTAAAACACAAAGCAACTCGACTTGAATCAGCTTTGCAAGAATTACAATGCACTCAAACCCAATTAGTTCAAGCCGAAAAAATGTCTGGCTTAGGTCAACTTGTTGCTGGAATAGCACACGAATTTAACAATCCTGTTAGCTTTATATATTGTAATATTACCCCAGCCAATGAATACGTAGAATCATTAATTGAACTAATTAATTTATATAAAAATCTATATTCACAGCCGGTTCCAGAAATAGAAGAAAAAATAGAAGAAATCGAACTATGTTATTTAATCCAAGACCTACCAAAACTACTGTTTTCGATGAAAAAAGGAGCAAAGCGTATCAAAGAAATTGTTTTATCATTACGTAATTTTTCTCGTTTGGATGAATCAGAAATTAAATCTGTAAATATTCACGATGGGATTGAAAGTACTCTATTAATATTGCAACATAAACTATCGTCGAATAATAAATATCCAGAGATTGAAATTATTAAAAAATACAGTCAGCTACCAGAAGTTAAATGCTATGCTTCGGAATTAAACCAAGTCTTTATTAATATTATCAGTAATGCAATAGATGCATTACGAGATAAAAAGATAAACAAGCCAACTATTACAATTATGACCTCAGTCAAAGATTCTCAAAATATATTTATTAGCATTGCCGATAATGGTATTGGTATGAATAAATCAGTTTTGAATAAAATATTCGACCCATTTTTTACAACGAAACCCGTCGGTAGCGGTACGGGTTTAGGATTATCAACAAGTTATTCTATTGTGGTAGAAAAACATGGCGGTAAATTAAACTGTGTTTCTACTCTCGGTGAGGGTACAGAGTTTGTCATTGAATTACCGATAAAGTTATTTTAA
- the ptsP gene encoding phosphoenolpyruvate--protein phosphotransferase, producing the protein MVGIVIVSHSKQLALGVKELAEQMVQGQVTIAVAAGIDDAENPIGTDTMQVYEAIESVYSDDGVLVLMDLGSALMSAEMALEFLSPEQRDNVYLCEAPLVEGAIAATVTAASGADIQAVLTQAREALTAKASQLGIGLMGTIQSQFAQTPSSETAENTKQIQLHISNSLGIHARPAAKFVSTASKFKSQIQVKNITKNSDFIRGDSINQVITLGVRQGDEIIIRASGVDADDVLAELTALVENQFGEGDNNQDSISKTVSINDSVSASADGYLQGIPASGGFAIATCLQLNQLNKTSFISVQSHRVEDVNSEWRKLQNAVQVAKQEIKNLQQQTLVQISETEAAIFDTHILFLNDPVIIESVRQRIIVEHQNCEFAWQAVIDEVIDNYQKLEDAFLKERVNDVVDIKQRVLRILSGNSTTNVQNLAENLDIKEPVILIANDITPSDTAQLNPSKVLGICITSGSATSHSAILARSLNIPAVVGMPSEILQIANGTLLGVDGEAGKIWIKPDAQTQSELKTKQEKYQVSQQQNLVITHHTATSIDGINIGVLANISSIQDAQTALDMGAVGVGLFRTEFLYFNRQNLPTVEEQTSVYQQVTNIFQNRSVIIRTLDIGGDKPLPYLNLPSENNPFLGWRGIRYCLDNPEILKTQLKAILTASEKGKIKIMFPMITTVAEIKAAKTILNQAKTELNQNGIPFNQKIEVGIMIETPSSVAIADKLAVEVDFFSIGTNDLSQYVMAGDRTNPKVANLVDAMHPSVLRMIHQTVKIAHQHNIWVGLCGELASEIIAAPILLGLGLDEVSLNPQKIPEFKKAIAQLTLKEAEAITNEVIQLDEAVEVRERLGKG; encoded by the coding sequence ATGGTTGGAATTGTTATTGTTTCTCACAGCAAGCAGTTAGCACTCGGAGTGAAAGAACTTGCCGAACAAATGGTTCAAGGACAAGTTACTATAGCTGTTGCTGCTGGAATAGATGATGCTGAAAACCCCATTGGTACCGATACCATGCAGGTTTACGAAGCGATTGAATCAGTTTACAGCGATGATGGCGTGCTGGTGCTGATGGATTTGGGAAGCGCTTTGATGAGTGCGGAAATGGCTTTAGAGTTTCTTTCTCCCGAACAACGGGATAATGTATATTTGTGTGAAGCTCCTTTAGTAGAAGGTGCGATCGCTGCAACTGTTACTGCTGCTTCTGGTGCTGATATTCAAGCAGTCTTGACGCAAGCAAGGGAAGCTCTAACAGCTAAAGCCAGTCAGTTGGGTATTGGATTAATGGGTACAATTCAATCCCAGTTTGCTCAAACACCATCTTCTGAAACAGCAGAAAATACTAAACAGATACAGCTTCATATCAGCAATTCTCTGGGTATTCATGCTCGCCCTGCTGCTAAATTTGTCTCAACTGCCAGCAAGTTTAAATCTCAAATTCAAGTTAAAAATATAACTAAGAATAGCGATTTTATTCGCGGGGATAGTATTAATCAAGTAATAACTTTGGGAGTGCGTCAGGGAGATGAAATAATTATTCGTGCTAGCGGTGTAGATGCAGATGATGTTTTGGCTGAATTAACAGCTTTGGTAGAAAATCAGTTTGGTGAAGGGGATAATAATCAAGATTCAATTTCTAAAACTGTATCTATTAACGATTCTGTTTCTGCTTCTGCTGATGGTTATTTACAAGGAATTCCTGCTTCTGGAGGATTCGCAATTGCGACTTGTTTGCAGTTGAATCAATTAAATAAAACATCTTTTATATCCGTACAAAGTCATCGTGTAGAAGATGTTAATAGTGAATGGCGAAAGTTACAAAATGCCGTACAAGTAGCCAAACAGGAAATTAAAAATTTACAACAACAAACTTTAGTTCAAATTAGCGAAACAGAAGCAGCAATATTTGATACTCATATTTTATTTTTAAATGACCCAGTAATTATAGAATCAGTTAGACAACGGATAATTGTAGAACATCAAAATTGTGAGTTTGCTTGGCAAGCAGTAATTGATGAAGTCATAGATAATTATCAAAAATTAGAAGATGCGTTTCTCAAGGAAAGAGTTAATGATGTAGTTGATATTAAACAAAGAGTATTACGAATACTTAGCGGAAATTCTACAACGAATGTACAAAATTTAGCAGAAAATCTAGATATAAAAGAACCAGTAATTTTAATTGCTAATGATATTACTCCTTCCGATACCGCTCAATTAAACCCGAGCAAAGTATTAGGAATTTGTATTACCAGCGGTAGCGCAACTTCTCACAGTGCAATTTTAGCGCGTTCTTTGAATATTCCTGCGGTTGTTGGTATGCCATCAGAAATATTGCAAATAGCCAATGGAACACTATTAGGTGTGGATGGTGAAGCAGGTAAAATATGGATAAAACCAGATGCACAAACTCAATCCGAACTAAAAACAAAGCAAGAAAAATATCAAGTATCGCAACAACAAAATTTAGTTATTACTCATCACACAGCTACTAGTATTGATGGCATAAACATCGGTGTTTTAGCAAATATCAGCAGCATACAGGATGCACAAACAGCTTTGGATATGGGTGCCGTCGGCGTGGGATTATTCCGTACTGAATTCTTGTATTTCAACCGTCAAAATCTACCTACAGTTGAAGAACAAACATCAGTTTATCAGCAAGTAACTAATATTTTTCAAAACCGTTCTGTAATTATTCGTACTTTAGATATTGGCGGCGATAAACCATTACCATATTTAAATTTACCATCAGAAAACAATCCTTTTTTAGGTTGGCGGGGTATTCGTTATTGTTTGGACAATCCTGAAATTTTGAAAACTCAATTAAAGGCTATTTTGACAGCCAGCGAGAAAGGAAAAATTAAAATCATGTTCCCAATGATAACCACCGTCGCAGAAATTAAAGCAGCCAAAACAATATTAAATCAAGCAAAAACCGAACTAAATCAAAATGGTATTCCCTTCAATCAAAAAATCGAAGTAGGGATAATGATTGAAACACCATCTTCCGTCGCAATCGCAGATAAACTTGCTGTGGAAGTAGACTTTTTCAGCATCGGTACAAACGATTTAAGTCAGTATGTCATGGCTGGCGATCGCACTAATCCCAAAGTCGCCAATTTAGTCGATGCAATGCATCCGAGCGTTTTACGAATGATACATCAAACAGTAAAAATTGCACATCAGCACAATATTTGGGTTGGTTTATGCGGAGAATTAGCTTCGGAAATTATCGCAGCACCAATATTATTAGGTTTAGGATTAGATGAAGTCAGCTTAAATCCTCAAAAAATACCGGAATTTAAAAAAGCCATTGCTCAATTAACCCTAAAAGAAGCAGAAGCAATTACCAATGAAGTTATTCAGCTTGATGAAGCAGTAGAAGTTAGGGAGAGATTGGGGAAGGGTTAG
- a CDS encoding CHAT domain-containing protein encodes MVKVILRFGNGNVEKGCEHITVEVRTSDDKLIAQDSGSLPAFPELWELYQSWKSSFTSTYGTRIKIIEQEERSPYINQKNFEKFPTKFNQWLDCDGFRSIEKLLLHHLSVETYASFTVETENYQLRHLPWCLWHFFEEYHFVEPSFAFARYEAGRIGKSKRDNVRILVVIGDSQGIDPEADKKIIQESLADAQIKILSQPSRQQLDESLWDEQGWDILAFLGHSQSSADGSSGKIKINSTDNLSLGELKNALKSAINKGLQLAIFNSCDGLGLVGDLRDLYLPQIIVMREPIPDIMAQEFIKNFLTAFRGGKSLSMSIREGREKLQKWENDYPCATWLPTLCQNPSVESINWVNLGGKPACPYRGLFAFGEEDADIFFGREVVSEELYQRIERREPLIAVVGANKEILTAAASTLFKEGESSAEKGDFEAAVTKFGKAKEWNLQ; translated from the coding sequence ATGGTTAAGGTAATTCTGCGATTTGGTAACGGTAATGTCGAAAAAGGTTGCGAGCATATTACCGTAGAAGTCCGTACCTCTGATGATAAATTAATTGCTCAAGATAGTGGTAGTTTACCTGCTTTCCCAGAATTATGGGAGTTATATCAGTCTTGGAAATCAAGTTTTACAAGTACTTATGGTACAAGGATTAAGATAATTGAACAAGAAGAAAGAAGCCCTTATATTAATCAAAAAAATTTTGAAAAGTTTCCCACTAAGTTTAATCAATGGCTAGATTGCGATGGTTTTCGTTCCATTGAAAAACTGTTGCTTCATCATCTTAGCGTTGAGACTTATGCCAGTTTTACTGTTGAAACAGAAAATTATCAGTTGCGGCATTTGCCTTGGTGTTTGTGGCATTTTTTTGAAGAATATCATTTTGTTGAGCCGAGTTTTGCTTTTGCGAGGTATGAAGCTGGCAGAATTGGCAAGTCTAAACGCGATAATGTCAGAATTTTAGTTGTAATTGGCGATAGTCAAGGAATTGATCCTGAAGCTGATAAAAAAATCATTCAAGAATCCCTTGCTGATGCACAAATTAAAATTCTTTCTCAACCTTCTCGTCAGCAGTTAGATGAATCTTTGTGGGATGAGCAGGGTTGGGATATTCTGGCTTTTTTGGGACATTCTCAAAGCTCTGCTGATGGTAGTAGCGGCAAAATCAAGATTAATTCAACTGATAATCTTTCTTTAGGTGAATTAAAAAATGCCTTGAAATCTGCAATCAACAAAGGTTTACAGTTAGCGATTTTTAATTCTTGCGATGGTTTGGGTTTGGTTGGTGATTTACGAGATTTGTATTTACCCCAAATCATTGTCATGCGCGAGCCAATTCCCGATATTATGGCGCAAGAGTTTATCAAAAATTTTCTCACTGCTTTTCGTGGTGGTAAGTCTTTATCAATGTCGATAAGGGAAGGGCGAGAGAAGTTACAAAAATGGGAAAATGATTATCCCTGTGCAACTTGGTTACCAACACTTTGTCAAAATCCTTCAGTTGAATCAATTAATTGGGTAAATTTAGGTGGAAAACCGGCTTGCCCATACCGGGGTTTGTTTGCTTTTGGCGAAGAAGATGCCGATATTTTCTTTGGTAGAGAAGTTGTCAGCGAAGAATTATATCAAAGGATAGAAAGAAGAGAGCCTTTGATTGCTGTGGTGGGTGCAAACAAAGAAATACTGACTGCTGCTGCTTCTACTTTGTTTAAAGAAGGGGAGTCTTCAGCAGAAAAAGGTGATTTTGAAGCTGCTGTAACTAAGTTTGGTAAAGCTAAAGAATGGAATCTGCAATAG
- the xseB gene encoding exodeoxyribonuclease VII small subunit has translation MKKNWNYETKVAEIETIISRIEAGELQLEEVFEQFGAAVKSLRECESFLQQRQQQVDLMIETLQDSE, from the coding sequence ATGAAAAAGAATTGGAATTACGAAACTAAAGTCGCTGAAATTGAAACCATAATATCTCGCATCGAAGCGGGAGAATTGCAATTAGAAGAAGTCTTTGAACAGTTTGGTGCTGCTGTCAAATCCTTGCGGGAATGCGAAAGTTTTTTACAACAGCGACAGCAACAGGTAGATTTAATGATTGAAACGCTGCAAGACAGCGAATAA